From a single Brassica rapa cultivar Chiifu-401-42 chromosome A01, CAAS_Brap_v3.01, whole genome shotgun sequence genomic region:
- the LOC103837468 gene encoding LAG1 longevity assurance homolog 2 encodes MESVDEAGVRRNLEPSIGAWHFQIAIYFALGFFFLRLFLDTFFFQRMAVWLLSTTSSAPIKINDAVTRAKIVKCKESLWKFMYYGACDVFVLKVLYHEPWAYDVKLFFHAWPHQELKLPIKLYYMCQCGFYVYGVAALLAWETRRKDFAVMMSHHVITIILIAYSYLTRFFRIGAIILALHDASDVFMETAKIFKYSEKEFGASVCFALFALSWLLLRLIYFPFWIIRATSIELLDHLDMRLAEDTIMYYSFNTMLLMLLVFHMYWWYLICAMIVRLLKNRGKVGEDIRSDSEDDE; translated from the exons ATGGAATCGGTAGACGAAGCCGGCGTAAGAAGGAATCTTGAACCGTCGATTGGTGCATGGCATTTCCAGATTGCTATCTATTTCGCCTTAGGATTCTTCTTTCTGAGACTCTTCCTCGACACATTCTTCTTTCAA AGGATGGCTGTATGGCTTTTGAGCACCACTTCTTCTGCGCCAATTAAGATCAATGATGCTGTTACTCGGGCTAAGATCGTCAAATGCAAGGAGTCTCTGTGGAAGTTCATGTACTATGGTGCCTGTGACGTATTCGTTCTCAAAGTTCTTTATCACGAGCCATGGGCCTACGACGTAAAACTCTTCTTTCACGCTTGGCCTCATCAAGAGTTGAA gCTTCCAATAAAGCTTTACTATATGTGCCAGTGCGGTTTCTATGTCTATGGTGTTGCTGCCTTGCTTGCTTGGGAGACCAGAAGAAAAGATTTTGCTGTTATGATGTCTCACCATGTGATCACAATCATCCTCATTGCCTACTCATACTTAACTAG ATTTTTCCGAATTGGGGCAATCATACTCGCCCTTCATGATGCAAGTGACGTATTTATGGAAACTGCTAAAATTTTCAAGTACTCTGAAAAGGAGTTTGGAGCAAGTGTGTGTTTTGCACTTTTTGCTCTCTCTTGGCTGTTGCTGCGGTTGATATACTTTCCATTTTGGATCATCAGGGCCACCAG cATTGAACTCCTGGATCATTTGGATATGAGATTAGCTGAAGACACCATCATGTACTATTCCTTCAACACAATGTTACTGATGCTTCTTGTTTTCCATATGTATTGGTGGTATCTCATTTGCGCCATGATTGTAAGACTACTTAAAAACAGAGGAAAAGTTGGAGAAGACATAAGATCCG ATTCAGAAGATGATGAATAG
- the LOC103837451 gene encoding ABSCISIC ACID-INSENSITIVE 5-like protein 7, whose translation MGTHVNFNNLGGGGGGEGSNQMKPTDNAYPLARQSSLYSLTFDELQSTLLGGPGKDFGSMNMDELLKSIWTAEEAQAMTMNPSSTATAVAQPGGGIPLQRQGSLTLPRTISQKTVDEVWKCLFTKDGNMVGSSGGGSESNAPQRQQTLGEITLEEFLLRAGVVREDNNNNNGFYSNNGGLGFGFGQPNQNNISFNNGTNDSMILKQPPHQQFQQQLQPRQQLNQPPHPPPHQRMPQTIFPKQANVAFAGAGNNAGNNNNNGLGSFGGGGVTVAATSPGTSSAENNSLSPVPYVLNRGRRSNTGLEKVIERRQRRMIKNRESAARSRARKQAYTLELEAEIEKLKKVNQELQKKQAEMMEMQKNELKESSKQPWGSKRQCLRRTLTGPW comes from the exons ATGGGAACTCACGTCAATTTCAACAACTtaggaggaggtggtggagggGAAGGAAGTAACCAGATGAAGCCAACAGATAACGCTTATCCCTTGGCGAGACAGTCCTCGCTTTACTCACTAACCTTTGATGAGCTTCAGAGCACACTACTTGGTGGACCAGGAAAAGATTTTGGGTCGATGAACATGGATGAACTCCTGAAGAGCATATGGACTGCTGAGGAAGCTCAGGCCATGACCATGAATCCATCATCTACTGCTACAGCTGTAGCGCAACCCGGTGGTGGTATCCCTCTCCAGAGGCAAGGCTCGCTGACGTTGCCTAGAACGATTAGTCAGAAGACTGTTGATGAGGTCTGGAAATGTTTGTTCACCAAGGACGGTAATATGGTAGGTAGCAGTGGAGGTGGTAGTGAGTCAAATGCGCCTCAGAGGCAACAGACTCTAGGGGAAATAACGCTTGAGGAGTTTCTGCTCCGCGCTGGGGTTGTCAGAGAAGataacaacaataacaatgGGTTTTATAGTAACAACGGAGGGTTAGGCTTTGGGTTTGGTCAGCCAAATCAAAACAACATTTCATTCAATAATGGTACTAATGATTCCATGATCTTGAAGCAGCCACCACACCAGCAATTTCAACAACAGTTGCAGCCAAGACAGCAGCTGAATCAGCCACCACATCCTCCTCCTCACCAGCGGATGCCTCAAACCATTTTTCCTAAACAAGCAAACGTGGCATTTGCTGGGGCTGGGAATAATGCAggcaacaataataataatggaTTGGGTAGCTTTGGAGGAGGCGGGGTCACTGTTGCAGCAACCTCTCCAGGGACAAGTAGCGCTGAAAACAATTCTCTGTCACCGGTTCCTTACGTGCTTaaccgaggaagaagaagtaatACTGGTCTAGAGAAAGTTATTGAGAGGAGGCAAAGGAGAATGATCAAGAACCGAGAATCAGCTGCTAGATCAAGAGCTAGGAAGCAG GCTTATACCTTGGAACTGGAAGCTGAGATTGAAAAGCTCAAGAAAGTGAATCAAGAATTGCAGAAGAAACAG GCTGAGATGATGGAAATGCAGAAGAACGAG CTGAAGGAATCTTCGAAGCAACCGTGGGGAAGCAAAAGGCAATGCTTGAGAAGGACACTAACCGGTCCATGGTAA
- the LOC103837479 gene encoding F-box/kelch-repeat protein SKIP30, producing MSSSLLEGIPEAVALRCLAHVPLHHHPNLELVSRSWRAAIRSRELFRVRNELKSSESLLCVCSFDPENTWQVYSPDCDRWLTLPLLPSPIRHLAHFGAVTTSGKLFVLGGGSDAVDPLTGDHDGTFATDEVWCYDFVERRWSQRASMLVPRSMFACCVLDGKIVVAGGFTTCRKSVSGAEMYDLENDVWSTIPDLNRTHNSPCSGLVIRGRVHVLHKGLSTVQVLESVKVGWEVKEYGWPQGSMAVVEGVVYVLSHGVVYKQEEDETSWKVVASASEFKLRIGMAMTSLSGEVLLVGGVIGPDRHWDIKPLSDVDVLTVGSDRPVWRKVAPMTKCCGTVLGCTQLII from the coding sequence ATGTCTTCCTCGCTGCTCGAAGGAATCCCAGAAGCAGTCGCTCTCCGATGCCTCGCTCACGTCCCCTTACACCACCACCCCAACCTAGAACTCGTCTCCCGCTCCTGGCGCGCGGCGATACGCAGCCGCGAGCTCTTCCGCGTCCGCAACGAACTCAAATCATCAGAGTCCCTCCTCTGCGTTTGCTCCTTCGACCCCGAGAACACGTGGCAAGTCTACAGCCCCGATTGCGATCGCTGGCTCACTCTCCCTCTCCTCCCGTCCCCGATCCGCCACCTCGCTCACTTCGGAGCCGTTACAACCTCCGGAAAACTCTTCGTCCTGGGCGGAGGCAGCGACGCCGTGGATCCCTTAACCGGCGACCACGACGGCACCTTCGCGACGGACGAGGTCTGGTGCTACGACTTCGTCGAGAGGAGATGGAGTCAGCGAGCTTCGATGCTTGTCCCTCGGTCTATGTTCGCTTGCTGCGTTCTCGACGGGAAGATTGTAGTCGCTGGAGGATTCACGACTTGTAGGAAGTCAGTTTCTGGTGCGGAGATGTATGATCTTGAGAACGATGTGTGGAGTACCATCCCTGATCTTAACCGGACTCATAACTCTCCCTGCTCCGGTTTGGTGATCAGAGGGAGAGTTCACGTTTTGCATAAAGGTTTATCGACGGTGCAGGTTCTTGAGAGCGTTAAGGTGGGGTGGGAGGTGAAGGAGTACGGTTGGCCTCAGGGTTCGATGGCTGTTGTTGAGGGTGTGGTTTATGTGTTGAGTCATGGAGTGGTGTATAAGCAAGAAGAGGATGAGACGTCGTGGAAGGTGGTTGCGTCGGCGTCGGAGTTTAAGTTGAGGATTGGGATGGCGATGACGAGTTTGAGTGGTGAGGTTTTGCTCGTTGGAGGAGTGATTGGACCTGATAGGCATTGGGATATTAAGCCGTTGTCGGATGTTGATGTTTTGACGGTGGGGAGTGATCGTCCGGTGTGGAGGAAGGTGGCTCCGATGACTAAGTGTTGTGGGACGGTTCTTGGTTGTACGCAGTTGATAATCTGA
- the LOC103837495 gene encoding presequence protease 1, chloroplastic/mitochondrial, which translates to MLRTVSCSASLSSASPFFRFFRHFPRSSTAALRGPARNLRRISSPSAAGRRVLLRRGLRVSSAAAGRGVNGQFSRLSVRAVATQPAPSYPDVSQDEAEKLGFEKVSEEFISECKSKATLFKHKKTGCEVMSVSNEDENKVFGIVLRTPPKDSTGIPHILEHSVLCGSRKYPVKEPFVELLKGSLHTFLNAFTYPDRTCYPVASTNTKDFYNLVDVYLDAVFFPKCVEDVHTFQQEGWHYELNDPSEDISYKGVVFNEMKGVYSQPDNILGRIAQQAISPDNTYGVDSGGDPKDIPKLTFEEFQEFHRKYYHPSNARIWFYGDDDPVHRLRVLSEYLDMFQASPSRDSSKIETQKLFSEPIRIVEKYPAGRDGDLQKKNMVCVNWLLSEKPLDLQTQLALGFLDHLMLGTPASPLRKILLESGLGEALVSSGMSDELLQPQFSVGMKGVSQDNVQKVEELIMDTLKKLAEEGFDSDAVEASMNTIEFSLRENNTGSFPRGLSLMLQSIAKWIYDMDPFEPLKYTEPLKALKARIAEEGSKAVFSPLIEQFILNNSHRVTIEMQPDPEKASQEEAEEKSILEKVKAGMTEEDLAELARATEELRLKQETPDPPEALRCVPSLNLSDIPKEPTYVPTEVGDINGVKVLRHDLFTNDIVYAEVVFDMGSLKHDLLPLVPLFCQSLMEMGTKDLSFVQLNQLIGRKTGGLSVYPLTSSVRGKAEPCSKFVVRGKSMAGRAEDLFNLMNCLLQEVQFTDQQRFKQFVSQSIARMENRLRGSGHGIAAARMDAMLNVAGLMSEQMGGLSYLEFLHTLAKKVDEDWEGISSSLEEIRRSLLARNGCLVNMTADGKSLTNIEKSVEKFLNLLPETPSGGLVTWDGRLPLRNEAIVIPTQVNYVGKAGNIYSTGYELDGSAYVISKHISNTWLWDRVRVSGGAYGGFCDFDSHSGVFSFLSYRDPNLLKTLDIYDGTGDFLRGLDVDQETLTKAIIGTIGDVDSYQLPDAKGYSSLMRHLLGVTDEERQRKREEILTTSLKDFKEFAEAIDVVREKGVAVAVASAEDIDAANQARSNFFEVKKAL; encoded by the exons ATGCTCCGAACTGTCTCTTGTTCCGCTTCTCTCAGCTCTGCTTCTCCCTTCTTTCGCTTCTTTCGCCACTTCCCTCGCTCCTCTACAGCCGCTCTCCGTGGCCCCGCTCGCAACCTTCGCCGGATTTCATCTCCATCCGCCGCCGGAAGACGTGTCTTGCTCCGACGAGGGTTGAGGGTTTCTTCCGCCGCAGCAGGTCGTGGTGTTAATGGGCAGTTCTCTCGCCTCTCTGTTCGCGCCGTCGCCACACAACCCGCACCATCTTATCCTG ATGTAAGTCAAGATGAGGCTGAGAAGCTTGGGTTTGAGAAAGTGTCTGAAGAGTTTATCTCAGAGTGCAAATCAAAGGCGACTCTCTTCAAACACAAGAAGACTGGTTGCGAGGTTATGTCTGTGTCAAATGAGGATGAGAACAAGGTGTTCGGCATCGTTTTAAGAACTCCTCC GAAGGATTCCACTGGCATTCCACACATACTGGAACATAGCGTTCTTTGTGGGTCGAGAAAGTACCCTGTAAAAGAGCCATTCGTTGAACTGCTTAAGGGAAGCTTGCATACTTTCCTCAACGCATTCACGTATCCTGATAGGACCTGTTACCCAGTTGCTTCCACAAATACAAAG GATTTTTACAATCTCGTCGATGTGTATTTGGATGCTGTCTTCTTCCCCAAATGTGTGGAGGACGTTCACACTTTTCAGCAAGAGGGCTGGCACTATGAGCTTAATGATCCCTCTGAAGACATATCTTACAAAG GTGTTGTGTTTAATGAGATGAAAGGTGTCTATTCACAGCCTGATAATATTTTAGGGCGAATTGCTCAACAG GCCATATCTCCAGATAATACATATGGTGTTGACAGTGGAGGTGATCCAAAAGATATCCCAAAGCTAACATTCGAGGAATTCCAG GAGTTCCACCGTAAGTATTACCACCCAAGCAATGCCAGAATCTGGTTCTATGGAGATGATGATCCAGTTCATCGCCTTCGTGTCTTGAGTG AATACTTGGACATGTTCCAAGCAAGCCCATCTCGAGATAGTTCAAAGATTGAAACTCAAAAGCTTTTCTCCGAGCCTATCAGAATAGTTGAGAAATATCCTGCTGGTCGAGATGGTGATCTCCAAAAGAAGAACATGGTGTGCGTTAACTGGCTATTGTCCGAGAAGCCCCTGGACTTGCAAACTCAGCTCGCACTTGGGTTCTTGGACCATCTTATGCTGGGAACTCCTGCTTCGCCGCTAAGGAAAATCTTGTTGGAAAGCGGTCTAGGAGAAGCTCTTGTAAGTAGTGGGATGTCGGACGAACTTCTGCAGCCCCAGTTCAGCGTTGGGATGAAAGGTGTGTCTCAAGATAACGTTCAAAAGGTTGAGGAGTTGATTATGGATACGTTGAAGAAGTTGGCGGAAGAAGGGTTTGACAGTGATGCTGTGGAGGCATCCATGAATACAATTGAGTTTTCTCTGAGGGAAAACAATACAGGATCTTTCCCTCGTGGGTTATCACTTATGCTCCAATCTATT GCAAAATGGATCTACGATATGGATCCCTTTGAGCCATTGAAGTACACGGAACCATTGAAAGCCCTGAAAGCCAGAATAGCTGAGGAAGGTTCCAAGGCTGTCTTTTCTCCATTGATAGAGCAGTTTATTTTGAACAACTCGCATCGTGTTACCATAGAGATGCAG CCTGATCCCGAAAAAGCTTCTCAAGAGGAAGCGGAAGAGAAGAGTATCCTGGAAAAAGTCAAAGCAGGTATGACAGAAGAGGATCTTGCAGAGCTAGCGCGTGCTACAGAGGAGCTGAGATTGAAACAAGAGACACCTGACCCTCCTGAAGCACTGAGATGTGTCCCTAGTTTGAACTTGAGTGACATCCCAAAAGAACCTACTTATGTTCCCACTGAG gTTGGAGATATTAATGGTGTGAAGGTTTTGCGGCATGACCTTTTCACAAATGATATTGTCTACGCTGAAGTAGTCTTTGATATGGGTTCTCTGAAACATGATCTTCTTCCGCTGGTACCACTTTTCTG TCAATCGCTAATGGAGATGGGCACAAAAGATTTGAGTTTTGTGCAACTGAATCAGTTGATTGGAAGGAAAACGGGAGGACTATCAGTTTATCCTCTGACGTCATCTGTGAGGGGAAAGGCTGAACCTTGCAGCAAATTTGTTGTACGTGGAAAATCAATGGCTGGGCGTGCTGAAGACCTTTTTAACCTG ATGAATTGCTTGTTGCAAGAAGTTCAGTTTACTGATCAGCAGCGGTTTAAACAGTTTGTCTCTCAAAGCATAGCACGGATGGAG AACCGATTGAGGGGAAGTGGTCATGGAATCGCTGCGGCGAGGATGGATGCAATGTTGAACGTTGCTGGATTGATGTCTGAACAGATGGGTGGTCTCAG TTACCTTGAGTTCTTGCACACTCTTGCAAAGAAGGTGGATGAAGACTGGGAAGGGATATCATCCTCACTCGAAGAGATCAGGAGATCTCTCCTCGCCAGGAACGGTTGCTTAGTTAACATGACTGCAGATGGCAAGTCTCTCACCAACATCGAAAAATCGGTTGAGAAGTTTCTAAACTTACTCCCTGAAACCCCATCTGGTGGGCTCGTCACTTGGGACGGTCGACTTCCTCTGAGAAACGAAGCCATTGTAATACCAACTCAG GTGAACTATGTTGGAAAAGCTGGTAACATTTACAGCACGGGGTATGAGCTTGATGGCAGTGCATACGTTATATCAAAGCATATTAGCAACACATGGTTATGGGATCGTGTTCGTGTAAGCGGTGGTGCGTATGGAGGTTTCTGTGATTTCGATTCGCATTCAG gagTGTTTTCGTTCTTGTCTTACCGTGATCCAAACTTGTTGAAGACACTTGACATATATGATGGAACCGGAGACTTCTTGCGTGGGCTTGATGTGGATCAAGAGACGCTCACTAAAGCTATCATTGGAACCATTGGTGATGTTGATTCGTACCAGTTACCTGATGCCAAAGGTTATAGCAGTTTGATGAGGCATTTACTTGGAGTAACAGACGAAGAACGGCAAAGAAAGCGTGAAGAGATACTAACAACAAG CTTAAAGGACTTTAAGGAGTTCGCAGAAGCAATAGATGTGGTTAGAGAGAAAGGTGTTGCGGTGGCAGTGGCATCCGCAGAAGACATTGATGCGGCGAACCAAGCGCGTTCCAACTTTTTCGAGGTTAAGAAAGCTCTCTAA